The proteins below are encoded in one region of Planctopirus limnophila DSM 3776:
- a CDS encoding DUF2617 family protein, with product MRVDSIRPDVTSLILQVSQKAPHPELLKSVEKDVFRTHDVTAEVALTPMGHAVIWKRQSSVLCELIAEQSLASTATRSCLLQKIRGCKTHIVRPATGNWEYSVSSQLELLEPDQFLGAHEDLLSDLHRATISHVFPTRNRLSPAPLSLLMLEVTGHAISVHSFHSFPAHCGIVRTQSLLELNPMPGFTSL from the coding sequence GCCCGACGTGACATCGCTGATCCTTCAGGTCAGTCAGAAAGCTCCTCACCCGGAACTTCTCAAGTCTGTGGAAAAGGATGTCTTTCGCACCCACGATGTAACGGCTGAAGTGGCTTTGACACCCATGGGCCATGCCGTCATCTGGAAGCGTCAATCCAGTGTCCTCTGCGAACTGATTGCCGAACAATCCCTGGCCTCAACAGCCACTCGCTCCTGCCTGCTGCAGAAAATTCGCGGCTGCAAGACACACATTGTCCGACCAGCGACTGGGAACTGGGAATACTCTGTCAGCAGTCAACTCGAACTTCTCGAGCCCGATCAGTTCCTCGGTGCTCACGAAGATCTGCTCAGCGATCTGCACCGGGCGACCATCAGCCACGTCTTTCCCACCCGCAACCGCTTAAGTCCGGCACCACTCAGTCTCCTGATGCTCGAAGTGACTGGCCACGCGATCTCGGTCCACTCCTTCCATTCCTTCCCCGCCCATTGCGGCATCGTCAGAACTCAATCACTGCTGGAACTCAATCCCATGCCCGGCTTCACCAGCTTATAA
- a CDS encoding S9 family peptidase, whose protein sequence is MSHSDVFIRLSVRTLLCGAISVYLLVFTHELAAQITDAPDWQSHAETRLKAIYDRGEFRAKNYRPTWLPDSSGFIIEEIDPKTKQATRFLHEASSGQKRAWPSDEKMPAPESERLSPAGTHRLVVRDKKLLSINQANQQEILLAAPAPDRFVAYRDPVWSPDGSRVLFIEADFTDVRQRSVLVPGDSSYPGVEKHRFARVGGPIEQLRVGVVNADGQQLVWLPIESPSEGIYLGQVEWAGNSQEILVEKFSRFRDQREFLLATTTEQIKTIFSESNEAWVESSQGKNSGLVWIQEGQAFVVITEKDGWRHAYRCSRDGNEVTLLTSGNYDLIDRAVIDEKRNWYYFYASPDDATQKYLYRVPLDGSGQLQRMTPPDQIGTHSYQFSPDATWAIHTYSTLDSPPTHELIEVEGHRVVSSLESHDDLRERMKLIGSRPAEFLKLDIGEGLVFDAWMLKPRDFDPSKKYPLFIYVYGEPHLQTVLNEWGAAQIDFHRVVADLGYIVVSIDNRGTPAPKGAAWRRTVFGCLGLLSTEEQEAGLKALAKGHPFIDTSRVGIWGWSGGGSNTLNALFRKPDSYHVGIAVVPKPQPHLYNAWFQEIFMRTREVNPDGYQKAAAINYADGLKGKLLIITGSGETNTHIQIIEGLVDRLIALGKPFDYMVYPNRDHGLREGDGTQVHVRMLILRYLMQNLPAGPRPATHP, encoded by the coding sequence ATGAGCCATAGCGACGTTTTCATACGACTCTCCGTACGAACTTTATTGTGCGGGGCGATATCGGTTTATCTCCTCGTCTTTACGCATGAATTGGCTGCTCAAATCACCGATGCACCAGACTGGCAAAGCCACGCGGAAACTCGCTTGAAGGCGATCTACGACCGTGGCGAATTTCGCGCGAAGAATTACCGACCCACGTGGCTCCCCGACAGTTCAGGCTTCATCATCGAGGAGATCGATCCAAAGACAAAACAGGCCACTCGATTCTTACATGAAGCATCCTCAGGTCAAAAGCGAGCATGGCCATCTGATGAAAAAATGCCCGCCCCCGAAAGTGAAAGACTTTCACCCGCAGGAACTCATCGACTCGTCGTTCGCGATAAAAAACTGCTTTCGATCAATCAGGCCAACCAGCAGGAGATTCTGCTGGCAGCACCTGCTCCAGATCGATTCGTTGCCTATCGCGATCCCGTCTGGAGTCCTGATGGTTCACGCGTCCTCTTCATCGAAGCCGACTTCACTGACGTGCGGCAACGATCAGTCCTCGTGCCGGGTGATTCCAGTTACCCGGGGGTTGAGAAACATCGCTTTGCCAGAGTGGGCGGCCCCATCGAACAACTAAGAGTTGGCGTCGTGAATGCTGATGGCCAGCAACTTGTCTGGCTCCCCATTGAGAGCCCCAGTGAAGGCATCTACCTCGGTCAGGTCGAATGGGCGGGCAACTCTCAAGAAATCCTCGTCGAAAAGTTCAGTCGCTTCCGTGATCAGCGTGAATTCCTGCTCGCCACCACCACTGAGCAGATCAAAACGATTTTCTCGGAATCAAACGAAGCCTGGGTCGAGTCGAGCCAAGGGAAAAATTCCGGACTGGTATGGATTCAAGAAGGCCAGGCATTTGTCGTAATCACCGAAAAAGATGGCTGGCGGCACGCCTATCGCTGCTCACGCGATGGTAATGAAGTAACACTGTTGACCTCAGGAAACTACGACCTCATCGATCGTGCTGTCATCGACGAAAAACGGAATTGGTACTATTTCTACGCCTCGCCCGATGACGCGACACAAAAGTATCTCTATCGCGTCCCGCTGGATGGCTCGGGCCAGCTTCAGCGAATGACACCGCCAGATCAGATCGGCACACATAGCTATCAATTCTCACCCGATGCAACCTGGGCCATTCATACGTATTCCACGCTGGATTCACCTCCAACGCATGAACTCATCGAAGTCGAGGGACACCGCGTGGTCAGCTCTCTCGAAAGCCATGACGATCTCCGTGAACGGATGAAGTTGATCGGTTCACGACCGGCTGAGTTTCTTAAACTCGACATCGGCGAGGGGCTTGTCTTCGATGCCTGGATGCTCAAACCCAGGGACTTTGATCCCTCAAAAAAGTATCCCTTGTTCATCTACGTTTATGGTGAGCCGCATTTACAGACAGTCTTAAACGAATGGGGTGCCGCACAGATCGACTTCCACCGCGTGGTCGCTGATCTCGGCTACATCGTAGTATCAATCGATAATCGTGGGACGCCTGCTCCGAAAGGAGCCGCCTGGCGACGCACTGTGTTCGGCTGCCTGGGATTACTTTCCACAGAAGAGCAGGAAGCTGGCTTAAAGGCCCTGGCCAAGGGACATCCCTTTATTGATACATCCCGCGTCGGCATCTGGGGTTGGAGCGGTGGTGGCTCCAATACACTCAATGCTCTCTTTCGTAAGCCCGATTCATACCACGTCGGGATTGCTGTCGTCCCCAAGCCACAACCGCATCTGTACAACGCCTGGTTCCAGGAAATCTTCATGCGCACCCGTGAAGTAAATCCCGATGGCTATCAGAAAGCCGCTGCCATCAATTACGCCGATGGTCTCAAGGGAAAGCTCCTGATCATCACAGGCTCTGGTGAAACGAATACTCACATTCAGATCATCGAAGGATTGGTCGATCGGCTCATTGCGCTGGGGAAGCCCTTCGACTACATGGTCTATCCTAACCGTGATCATGGACTGCGTGAGGGAGATGGTACGCAAGTGCACGTCCGGATGCTGATTCTGAGATATCTGATGCAGAATCTTCCGGCAGGCCCGCGACCAGCCACACATCCATAA
- a CDS encoding sulfatase family protein, protein MSHRTTRGWFCSCLASLCTLVLLNTDQSIVAAEQPNILLILADDLGYGDLRCYNSQSKVSTSHIDRLAREGMRFTDAHSPSTVCTPTRYGLMTGQMPFRAPSGGTVFTGVGGPSLIAPGRLTLPMMLRERGYSTACVGKWHIGLTFFDREGRPIHSNALEAVRQVDFSRRIDGGPVDHGFDSFFGTACCPTTDWLYAFIENDRVPVPPTASLEKSALPKHPYAHDCRPGLIASDFAMEEIDLIFLEKSRQFLNQHVRQNPGKPFFLFHSTQAVHLPSFAAKQFQGKSEAGPHGDFLLELDYIVGELMKSLEELHIAENTLVIFTSDNGPEVTSVIHMRSDHGHDGARPWRGMKRDAWEGGHRVPFIVRWPGKVRPGTTNSQLTSLTDVMATVAAIVDTQLPDHAAEDSFNMLPAWLDESAPPIRPYLLTQSFGGSRTLAIRQGEWKYLDHTGSGGNRYENDPSLKPFILPDAAPDAPGQLYNLSTDPGESTNLYHARPEVTSRLKTLLEQSKTNGRSRPTRP, encoded by the coding sequence ATGAGCCATCGCACAACAAGAGGCTGGTTCTGTTCTTGTCTGGCAAGTCTCTGCACGCTGGTGCTGTTAAATACTGATCAATCGATCGTTGCCGCTGAGCAACCGAACATCCTGCTGATTCTGGCCGACGATCTCGGCTATGGCGATCTTCGCTGCTACAACAGCCAGTCGAAAGTATCGACATCACATATAGACCGGCTTGCCCGCGAAGGGATGAGGTTCACTGATGCGCATAGCCCCAGCACAGTCTGCACTCCGACTCGCTATGGATTGATGACGGGACAGATGCCATTTCGAGCACCCAGCGGCGGCACAGTCTTCACCGGAGTTGGCGGGCCGTCGCTGATTGCTCCGGGCCGACTGACGTTGCCGATGATGCTCCGCGAGCGGGGCTACTCAACAGCGTGTGTCGGCAAGTGGCATATCGGGCTGACATTCTTCGACCGTGAAGGTCGGCCCATTCACAGTAATGCCCTTGAAGCCGTCAGGCAGGTCGATTTCAGTCGCCGGATCGACGGCGGCCCGGTCGATCATGGCTTTGATTCATTCTTTGGCACAGCCTGTTGTCCCACGACCGACTGGTTATATGCCTTCATCGAGAATGATCGCGTCCCTGTGCCCCCCACCGCATCACTCGAAAAGTCAGCACTTCCCAAACACCCTTATGCCCATGACTGCCGGCCCGGACTCATCGCATCAGACTTCGCCATGGAAGAGATCGATCTGATCTTTCTGGAGAAGAGTCGTCAGTTTCTCAATCAGCATGTTCGCCAAAATCCCGGCAAACCATTCTTCCTCTTCCATTCAACACAGGCGGTTCATCTTCCCTCATTTGCTGCCAAACAGTTTCAGGGGAAGTCAGAGGCCGGGCCACATGGCGACTTTCTCCTCGAACTCGACTACATCGTTGGCGAACTCATGAAGTCCTTGGAAGAGCTTCACATCGCTGAGAATACACTGGTCATCTTCACGAGTGACAACGGCCCCGAAGTGACGAGCGTTATTCACATGCGAAGCGACCATGGTCATGATGGTGCGCGCCCCTGGCGGGGAATGAAGCGAGACGCCTGGGAAGGAGGACATCGCGTCCCATTCATCGTGCGGTGGCCAGGTAAAGTCAGACCTGGCACTACTAATTCGCAACTGACGAGTCTGACCGATGTGATGGCGACAGTGGCCGCGATTGTGGATACTCAACTCCCCGACCATGCCGCTGAAGACAGCTTCAACATGCTCCCGGCATGGCTTGATGAAAGTGCGCCGCCGATTCGGCCCTACCTGCTGACACAATCCTTCGGCGGATCGCGCACTCTCGCGATCCGGCAGGGCGAGTGGAAATATCTCGACCACACTGGTTCAGGAGGCAACCGCTACGAAAATGATCCCAGCCTCAAGCCTTTCATCCTCCCTGATGCCGCCCCCGACGCTCCTGGTCAGCTCTATAACCTTTCGACGGATCCGGGAGAATCAACAAATCTCTACCACGCCCGACCAGAAGTCACATCCAGGTTAAAGACACTTCTCGAACAGTCCAAAACAAATGGCCGCAGCCGACCAACGCGACCATAA
- a CDS encoding DUF1254 domain-containing protein: MKADNQRTILAAVLGTALAIPISLFAQERYSIPADPKLKYSTPIAPGVALPDKIESSIGTLNLSYGYPSADTVEKIYDNLDRSRALQAYLMAIPIVNQAGMRDSLSKFGPANQTDVIWENLVDPRTVELTANDNTIYNFMWIDTKKGPLVLEVPPEVLGLVNDFWYRWVGDVGITGEDRGKGGKYLVLPPDYKGEVPPGYFVLRPSTYGNWFVFRAFVVDGSTKPGVESVKKHLKIYHLSEAANPPAMKFVDGSGVPANFVAPGDYTFWEMLNQVIQEEPAGGSDPTTLGLFASIGIVKGQPFAPDERMKKILTDAANIGAVTARTIAFKIRDKDAYYFPDSTWRLPFFGGYKFESAPGVTNMDGYIFYYYFATGVTPAMEMKMVGKGSQYPWSVQDSNGNPFDGGKNYRMRLPPNVPVKDFWSVIVYDNQTRSMIQTDQKAPSVSSQDKELKKNPDGSVDVFFGPKAPAGFENNWVQTIPGKGWFMILRLYGPLEPWFDKTWRPGEIELVK, encoded by the coding sequence ATGAAAGCTGACAACCAACGGACCATTCTAGCCGCCGTGCTTGGCACAGCTCTCGCGATCCCCATCAGCCTGTTCGCACAGGAACGCTATTCCATCCCCGCCGATCCAAAGCTCAAGTATTCGACGCCCATCGCGCCGGGGGTGGCGCTGCCCGACAAGATCGAGAGTTCCATCGGAACACTCAATCTCAGCTACGGCTATCCGTCGGCCGATACGGTCGAGAAGATCTACGACAACCTCGATCGCTCCCGCGCCCTGCAGGCCTACCTCATGGCGATTCCCATCGTGAATCAGGCGGGTATGCGCGACTCGTTGAGCAAGTTCGGCCCGGCCAACCAAACCGACGTCATCTGGGAAAACCTCGTCGATCCGCGTACTGTCGAACTCACCGCCAACGACAATACGATCTACAACTTCATGTGGATTGATACGAAGAAAGGCCCGCTGGTTCTCGAAGTCCCTCCCGAGGTGCTCGGGCTGGTGAATGACTTCTGGTATCGCTGGGTCGGCGATGTCGGCATTACGGGCGAGGATCGCGGCAAGGGTGGCAAGTATCTCGTTCTTCCACCGGACTATAAAGGCGAAGTGCCACCGGGGTATTTCGTACTGCGGCCGAGCACCTACGGCAACTGGTTCGTTTTTCGTGCATTCGTTGTCGATGGCTCCACCAAGCCCGGCGTGGAGTCGGTCAAGAAACACCTCAAGATTTATCATCTCTCCGAAGCCGCAAACCCGCCGGCGATGAAATTCGTCGACGGGTCGGGTGTTCCCGCGAACTTTGTCGCCCCCGGCGACTACACCTTCTGGGAGATGCTCAATCAGGTCATTCAGGAAGAACCCGCCGGCGGCAGCGACCCGACGACGCTCGGCCTCTTCGCTTCGATCGGCATCGTGAAGGGCCAACCATTCGCACCCGATGAACGGATGAAGAAGATCCTGACAGATGCCGCAAACATCGGGGCAGTGACCGCACGGACCATCGCTTTCAAGATCCGCGACAAGGACGCCTACTACTTCCCCGACAGCACGTGGCGACTGCCATTCTTCGGCGGTTACAAGTTCGAGAGTGCGCCCGGTGTCACGAACATGGACGGCTACATCTTCTATTACTACTTCGCAACCGGCGTCACCCCGGCCATGGAAATGAAGATGGTCGGCAAAGGCTCGCAGTATCCGTGGTCTGTGCAGGATTCGAATGGCAACCCCTTTGATGGTGGCAAGAATTACAGGATGCGCCTTCCGCCCAACGTGCCTGTGAAGGACTTCTGGTCCGTGATTGTTTATGACAACCAGACGCGCTCCATGATCCAGACAGATCAAAAAGCACCGAGCGTCAGCAGCCAGGACAAGGAATTGAAGAAGAACCCCGACGGTTCAGTCGATGTCTTCTTCGGCCCCAAGGCCCCGGCTGGCTTCGAGAACAATTGGGTGCAGACGATCCCCGGCAAAGGCTGGTTCATGATCCTGCGACTCTACGGCCCGCTCGAGCCGTGGTTCGACAAAACCTGGCGCCCCGGCGAGATCGAACTCGTGAAGTAA
- a CDS encoding DUF3885 domain-containing protein, protein MRAEFPEYWLRIHSLPESKRYPENDIERQIVFERYSSFGTELLGEDARCMIIRSRLNGFQSREAFIPEIEWTPIHRVIEDEAYHWDCFRGYITWNSQALRKLLLAIAEDEEEHIAFLSETNDNVFIPYDGGADGFSFDSALLQKLSEQFAPWRSLHPLGL, encoded by the coding sequence ATGCGAGCGGAATTTCCGGAATATTGGCTGCGAATTCATTCATTGCCGGAGTCCAAGCGATATCCAGAGAATGATATCGAGAGGCAGATAGTATTTGAGCGATATTCAAGTTTCGGTACAGAGTTGCTCGGTGAAGATGCCCGGTGCATGATCATCCGATCAAGGTTGAATGGGTTCCAAAGCAGAGAGGCGTTCATACCAGAAATAGAGTGGACGCCGATTCATCGAGTCATAGAAGACGAGGCATATCACTGGGATTGCTTCAGGGGTTACATAACTTGGAATTCGCAGGCTCTCCGAAAACTACTTTTAGCGATTGCAGAAGACGAGGAAGAACACATAGCGTTTCTTTCAGAAACGAATGACAACGTGTTTATTCCGTATGATGGAGGTGCAGATGGATTCTCATTCGATTCAGCACTTCTGCAGAAACTCTCGGAACAATTTGCTCCGTGGCGATCGTTACATCCTCTTGGCCTATGA
- a CDS encoding PSD1 and planctomycete cytochrome C domain-containing protein, translating to MPQPLPTTCQFAWCFKSIVIFGVSLAWLYGSPATSAGEAPTFPQEQIEFFEKKIRPILVENCHSCHGASQQKAGLRLDSRDAILRGGESGASAVAQKPTESLLIEAIQYEADGYQMPPKGKLPAEAIADLTRWVELGMPWPAGDVPAEKGTAAEFNFEERAKHWSFQPITRPQVPQVQEAGWAHNPIDQFVLSKLESAQLSHAPQAAPLARLRRLAIDLTGLPPTAQEIAEFQADVRPDAWQHWVNHYLNSPHYGERFARHWMDLTRYAETHGHEFDYEIPYAWPYRDYLIRAFNTDVPYNQFVAEHVAGDLLPQPRLDPATGLNESICGTAFWWLSQGKHSPVDIRSEECDTVDNQLDVFSKTFLGMTVACARCHDHKFDPIRIRDYYALAGYLQSSRRDVANRVPVSTYEAMITDAARHHDGRWKAILEIQPELFNQPARWLSAMTTRHQKRIMAHPTDWLSAWLQLGFLTNKDEFAAKKQSMARTLKIQQEQAEAARKAATILADFEPGTYNDWITTGAAFSLNENSLLIDDGRPGEGEVSLQEAGTAHSGAVSRKLIGSLSSPTFELKHRYLDLRVARLGGPPQPGRQIKNGQVHVIMDGFQLIKDPLYGSFTLNVPNDGQWRWFRLDLSRAMGSKIYLEIVDEAADGWIAVDEVRVTDGPRAVDDVPAMMLDWLNDPAIVEPEQLAAKYAAWWQSGGGQEKDEFPSIPFAQALRDLWQAGVQNEQLFPEGSAWKLKRQQVEQQQARWQAAMSQLPEPEFVLAMADGTAEDDHVLLRGNHKKPGPVEPRRPLEVLGGLKIKAPDHGSGRLELVENLVSPDNPLVARVIVNRLWHYHFGRGLVPTPDDFGKMGQPPSHPELLDWLASELIQSGWSLKHIHRLILNSATWQQSSDLAIGEVEAKDPQNILLHRMNPRRLEAEAVRDSILAFSGRLNRTMYGPPIPLHLTPFMEGRGRPGQSGPLDGDGRRSLYLSVRRNFLNPVFLAFDFPTPFTTMGRRSTSNVPAQALVLLNNPLILAEADRAAQQTKTLEPASRVEALWLAAYGRPPTSAESREAIEFVDEQTKEYGGNDPSPAWRDLAHVLLNSKEFSFVP from the coding sequence ATGCCCCAGCCTCTTCCCACCACCTGCCAATTCGCCTGGTGTTTCAAGTCAATTGTGATCTTCGGCGTGTCGCTCGCATGGCTCTATGGCAGCCCGGCGACAAGCGCTGGTGAGGCACCCACTTTTCCGCAAGAGCAGATCGAGTTTTTCGAAAAGAAGATCCGCCCCATCCTGGTCGAGAACTGCCACAGTTGCCATGGAGCCAGTCAGCAGAAAGCTGGCTTGAGGCTCGATTCTCGCGACGCGATCTTGCGAGGCGGTGAATCGGGGGCTTCCGCAGTCGCTCAAAAGCCCACGGAAAGCCTGCTCATCGAGGCCATTCAATACGAAGCCGATGGTTATCAGATGCCTCCCAAAGGGAAGCTTCCCGCAGAAGCCATTGCCGATCTGACTCGCTGGGTGGAGCTGGGAATGCCGTGGCCCGCTGGCGATGTTCCTGCCGAAAAAGGCACGGCAGCCGAGTTCAATTTTGAAGAGCGAGCGAAGCACTGGTCGTTCCAACCAATCACCAGACCGCAAGTCCCTCAGGTTCAAGAGGCTGGCTGGGCTCACAATCCCATCGATCAGTTTGTGCTCTCCAAGCTGGAATCGGCCCAGTTGTCACATGCTCCTCAGGCCGCACCGCTGGCTCGTTTGAGGCGTTTGGCCATCGATCTCACGGGGCTGCCACCCACTGCCCAGGAAATCGCCGAGTTCCAGGCCGACGTTCGCCCGGATGCCTGGCAGCATTGGGTGAATCATTATCTGAATTCACCTCACTACGGCGAACGCTTTGCCCGGCACTGGATGGATCTGACACGTTATGCCGAGACGCACGGCCACGAGTTCGACTACGAAATCCCCTATGCCTGGCCTTATCGTGATTATCTGATTCGAGCCTTCAATACCGATGTCCCTTACAACCAGTTTGTCGCCGAACATGTTGCGGGCGACCTTCTGCCGCAACCACGACTTGATCCCGCCACAGGTTTGAATGAATCCATCTGCGGAACGGCCTTCTGGTGGTTGTCTCAAGGCAAGCATTCGCCGGTCGATATCCGTTCGGAAGAGTGCGATACGGTCGACAATCAACTCGATGTCTTCAGCAAGACATTTCTGGGAATGACGGTGGCCTGTGCACGCTGCCATGATCACAAGTTTGACCCTATCCGGATTCGCGATTACTACGCACTCGCGGGGTATCTGCAAAGCAGCCGGCGGGATGTCGCGAATCGAGTTCCGGTCAGCACTTATGAGGCGATGATCACTGATGCCGCCCGGCATCACGATGGACGATGGAAAGCGATCCTGGAGATTCAGCCGGAATTGTTCAATCAGCCGGCCAGGTGGTTGAGCGCGATGACGACTCGCCATCAGAAGCGGATAATGGCCCATCCGACGGACTGGCTCTCGGCCTGGCTGCAGCTGGGATTTCTTACGAACAAAGACGAATTTGCCGCAAAAAAACAGAGCATGGCCCGTACCCTCAAAATTCAACAAGAGCAGGCGGAGGCGGCTCGTAAAGCTGCCACAATTCTGGCTGATTTTGAGCCGGGAACTTACAACGACTGGATCACAACCGGAGCAGCGTTTTCGTTGAATGAAAACTCACTCCTGATTGATGACGGGCGGCCCGGTGAAGGGGAAGTTTCGCTTCAGGAGGCAGGGACGGCTCACTCCGGTGCAGTTTCTCGAAAGCTGATTGGGTCACTCAGTTCACCCACTTTTGAACTTAAGCATCGTTATCTGGATCTTCGAGTCGCCCGGCTGGGCGGGCCGCCACAACCCGGCAGGCAGATCAAAAATGGGCAAGTCCATGTCATTATGGATGGCTTTCAACTCATTAAAGACCCGCTCTATGGATCGTTCACCTTGAATGTTCCCAACGACGGTCAATGGCGGTGGTTTCGGCTGGATCTCTCCCGGGCGATGGGGAGCAAGATCTATCTCGAAATTGTCGATGAAGCTGCCGATGGCTGGATCGCTGTTGATGAAGTCCGAGTGACTGATGGCCCGCGAGCTGTTGACGATGTACCGGCCATGATGTTGGATTGGCTCAATGATCCAGCGATTGTCGAACCCGAGCAACTGGCGGCTAAATATGCCGCATGGTGGCAAAGTGGTGGTGGTCAAGAGAAAGACGAATTTCCTTCGATCCCATTCGCGCAGGCTTTGCGTGATCTCTGGCAAGCGGGCGTCCAGAATGAGCAACTCTTTCCAGAAGGATCTGCCTGGAAATTGAAGCGGCAGCAAGTCGAGCAGCAGCAGGCCCGCTGGCAGGCGGCGATGAGCCAACTTCCCGAGCCCGAGTTTGTTCTCGCTATGGCCGATGGTACCGCAGAAGATGATCATGTCCTGCTGCGGGGAAATCACAAGAAGCCCGGCCCTGTCGAGCCTCGTCGACCACTGGAAGTTCTGGGTGGACTGAAGATCAAGGCACCTGATCACGGGAGTGGGCGGCTCGAACTCGTTGAGAATCTGGTGAGCCCTGACAACCCGCTGGTGGCGCGAGTCATCGTGAATCGACTGTGGCATTACCACTTCGGGCGAGGATTGGTTCCGACGCCGGATGACTTCGGCAAGATGGGGCAACCCCCTTCGCATCCTGAACTGCTCGATTGGCTCGCCAGTGAACTGATTCAGTCGGGCTGGTCACTGAAGCATATTCACCGCCTGATTCTGAATTCGGCGACATGGCAGCAATCGAGCGATCTGGCCATCGGTGAAGTCGAGGCGAAAGATCCACAGAACATTCTGCTGCATCGGATGAATCCCCGGCGACTCGAAGCGGAAGCTGTGCGGGATTCGATTCTGGCTTTTTCAGGCCGCCTCAACAGGACGATGTATGGCCCACCCATCCCGCTTCATTTGACCCCATTTATGGAAGGTCGGGGGCGTCCAGGGCAATCTGGCCCACTCGATGGCGATGGTCGGCGAAGTTTGTATTTGAGTGTGCGGCGAAACTTTTTGAACCCGGTCTTTCTGGCTTTCGATTTCCCGACGCCATTCACCACCATGGGAAGACGCTCCACCAGTAATGTTCCTGCTCAGGCACTCGTGCTGCTCAATAATCCTTTGATTCTTGCTGAAGCCGATCGAGCGGCCCAGCAGACGAAAACACTTGAGCCCGCCTCAAGGGTCGAAGCCTTGTGGCTCGCCGCCTATGGTCGCCCGCCAACCTCAGCCGAATCCCGCGAGGCAATCGAATTCGTCGATGAACAGACGAAAGAGTACGGCGGCAACGACCCATCCCCCGCCTGGCGCGACCTCGCCCATGTGCTGCTCAACAGTAAAGAGTTTTCGTTTGTGCCGTAG